A region from the Rhinoderma darwinii isolate aRhiDar2 chromosome 2, aRhiDar2.hap1, whole genome shotgun sequence genome encodes:
- the ZBTB20 gene encoding zinc finger and BTB domain-containing protein 20 yields the protein MTERIHSINLHNFSNSVLETLNEQRNRGHFCDVTVRIHGSMLRAHRCVLAAGSPFFQDKLLLGYSDIEIPSVVSVHAVQKLIDFMYSGVLRVSQSEALQILTAASILQIKTVIDECTRIVSQNVGGVYPLIQDSGQETPRGTPESGTSGQSSDTESGFLRNSHPPHSVDRIYSALYTCSMQNGSGEHSFYSGALVSHHETALGLPRQHHMEEPSWITRIHQRSQRMERFLTTTPETTHCRKQPRPVRIQTMMGNIHIKQEVDDDYDYYGQQRSQALERNESEECTEDTDQAEGTESEPKGESFDSGVSSSIGTEPDSVEQQYMPSLVRDGQQDPSHAESNNLSTECLESRNQQHLDTSSSSPERSNNVDMDSTVLSVSNNTEKGVLQTSVSQSIAQALPTTQLYLRQTETLTSNLRMPLTLTSNTQVIGTAGNTYLPTLFTTQAAGTGPKPFLFSLPQPLTAQQTQFVTVPQAGLSPFSSQIQNQQSQGGHSTGGSQGEKKPYECTLCNKTFTAKQNYVKHMFVHTGEKPHQCSICWRSFSLKDYLIKHMVTHTGVRAYQCSICNKRFTQKSSLNVHMRLHRGEKSYECYICKKKFSHKTLLERHVALHSTTNGTAIIPMPVPPPNLAPGSVQAPGQGLPPAPSMPPASILPLTPVLASAPVLAPTPALVPAPILVSALAPALAAPPTAAPASSPVLVPRPGPPNSGATVCSEGTTYVCSVCPAKFDQIEQFNDHMRMHVSDG from the exons ATGACAGAGCGCATTCATAGTATCAACCTTCACAACTTCAGCAATTCCGTGCTCGAGACGCTCAACGAGCAGCGCAACCGTGGCCACTTTTGTGACGTGACGGTGCGAATCCACGGAAGCATGCTGCGGGCCCACCGCTGCGTGCTGGCCGCTGGCAGCCCATTCTTCCAAGACAAACTGCTGCTAGGGTACAGTGACATCGAAATCCCCTCAGTGGTGTCTGTCCATGCAGTGCAGAAGCTCATTGACTTCATGTACAGTGGGGTACTACGGGTCTCCCAGTCTGAGGCCCTTCAGATACTGACAGCCGCAAGCATCCTACAGATAAAAACCGTCATTGATGAATGCACGAGAATTGTCTCACAAAATGTAGGCGGGGTGTATCCTCTAATACAGGACTCTGGCCAAGAGACCCCCAGGGGTACTCCAGAATCAGGTACCTCTGGGCAGAGCAGCGACACAGAGTCTGGCTTCCTTCGGAACAGCCACCCTCCGCACAGTGTAGACAGGATCTACTCTGCCTTATACACGTGTTCCATGCAAAATGGCAGTGGGGAACATTCCTTTTATAGCGGAGCCCTGGTAAGCCACCACGAGACTGCCTTAGGGCTGCCTAGACAACATCACATGGAGGAGCCTAGCTGGATCACACGCATACATCAGCGATCTCAGCGGATGGAGAGGTTTCTAACTACCACGCCGGAAACCACCCACTGCCGTAAGCAGCCTCGTCCTGTACGTATTCAGACAATGATGGGAAATATACACATAAAACAAGAGGTGGACGATGACTATGACTACTATGGACAACAGAGGTCACAAGCCCTTGAACGCAACGAGTCGGAAGAGTGCACTGAAGACACCGATCAAGCTGAAGGCACAGAAAGTGAACCCAAAGGGGAAAGTTTTGACTCTGGAGTAAGTTCATCGATCGGCACAGAGCCAGACTCCGTGGAGCAACAGTATATGCCAAGTCTCGTAAGAGACGGCCAGCAAGATCCTTCCCACGCAGAGTCGAATAACTTGTCCACCGAATGCTTAGAAAGCCGGAACCAACAGCACTTAGATACCAGCTCTTCCTCCCCTGAGAGGAGCAATAACGTTGACATGGACAGCACAGTACTCAGTGTTAGCAATAACACTGAAAAGGGGGTCCTACAGACGTCCGTCTCCCAGTCAATCGCGCAAGCCTTGCCAACCACTCAACTCTACTTACGTCAGACGGAAACACTCACCAGCAACCTGAGAATGCCACTAACTCTGACCAGTAATACCCAGGTCATTGGAACAGCTGGCAATACTTATCTTCCGACCCTCTTTACGACGCAGGCAGCGGGGACTGGTCCAAAGCCTTTTCTCTTTAGTCTGCCCCAACCTCTGACTGCTCAGCAAACTCAGTTTGTGACGGTTCCCCAAGCTGGATTGTCTCCATTTTCTTCCCAAATTCAAAACCAACAATCCCAAGGTGGACACAGCACAGGCGGCAGCCAGGGAGAAAAAAAGCCTTATGAGTGCACCCTCTGCAACAAAACTTTCACCGCCAAACAGAATTACGTGAAGCACATGTTTGTACATACAG GAGAGAAGCCGCACCAGTGTAGCATCTGCTGGAGATCTTTTTCTTTAAAGGATTACCTAATCAAACACATGGTAACGCACACAGGCGTGAGGGCGTACCAGTGCAGCATCTGCAACAAGCGCTTCACCCAAAAGAGCTCCCTCAACGTGCACATGCGCTTGCACCGTGGAGAGAAGTCTTACGAGTGCTACATTTGCAAAAAGAAGTTTTCTCACAAGACGCTGCTGGAGAGGCACGTGGCCCTTCACAGCACCACCAATGGCACTGCCATCATCCCAATGCCCGTTCCACCTCCAAACTTAGCTCCAGGATCAGTCCAAGCTCCAGGACAAGGGTTGCCTCCTGCTCCCAGCATGCCTCCAGCATCGATCTTGCCTCTTACTCCGGTCTTGGCATCTGCTCCAGTTTTGGCTCCAACTCCAGCCTTAGTTCCAGCTCCAATTTTGGTCTCTGCCTTAGCACCGGCACTGGCTGCACCCCCTACCGCTGCTCCAGCTTCTAGTCCAGTTCTAGTCCCTCGCCCTGGGCCCCCCAACAGCGGAGCCACAGTCTGCTCTGAGGGCACAACGTACGTTTGCTCAGTGTGCCCAGCTAAGTTTGACCAAATCGAGCAATTTAACGACCACATGAGAATGCACGTTTCAGACGGATAA